In one window of Catalinimonas alkaloidigena DNA:
- a CDS encoding N-acetylmuramoyl-L-alanine amidase has translation MAIALVIGTGAFSSLNSKRFKVKTVVIDAGHGGHDPGNLGTGRYKTREKDIALKIALELGRIIQENMPDVKVIYTRKDDRFIELSDRPAIANKNDADLFISVHCNSGPKAAYGTESFVMGNSNVPGNLEVAKRENSVILQESDYLEKYDGFDPNSPLAHIFFANMQSAYLENSLLFADHVETQFKDRVGRHSRGVKQASLWVLWKSAMPAVLVEVGFLTNPTEEKYLNDNLGQVYIASGIYRAFRDYKKDIESIE, from the coding sequence ATGGCGATAGCCCTGGTGATCGGCACCGGCGCGTTCTCCTCGCTCAATTCCAAGCGATTCAAAGTAAAAACGGTGGTGATCGACGCCGGCCACGGCGGGCACGATCCCGGTAACCTGGGGACCGGTCGCTACAAAACCCGCGAAAAAGACATTGCGCTGAAAATCGCCCTGGAACTGGGGCGGATCATTCAGGAAAATATGCCGGACGTAAAGGTGATCTACACCCGAAAAGACGACCGGTTTATCGAACTGAGCGACCGGCCCGCCATCGCCAATAAAAACGATGCCGATCTGTTTATCTCCGTCCACTGCAATTCAGGCCCCAAGGCGGCCTACGGTACCGAAAGCTTCGTGATGGGGAACAGCAACGTGCCGGGCAACCTCGAAGTGGCGAAGCGCGAGAACTCGGTCATTTTGCAGGAGAGCGACTACCTGGAAAAGTACGATGGTTTCGACCCGAACTCGCCACTGGCGCATATTTTCTTTGCCAACATGCAGTCGGCCTACCTGGAAAATTCGTTGCTGTTTGCCGACCACGTCGAGACGCAGTTCAAAGACCGGGTCGGGCGCCACAGCCGGGGGGTGAAACAGGCTTCGCTGTGGGTCCTCTGGAAATCGGCCATGCCGGCCGTGTTGGTCGAAGTGGGCTTTCTGACCAATCCGACCGAAGAGAAGTACCTCAACGATAATCTCGGCCAAGTTTACATTGCCTCCGGCATTTACCGGGCGTTCCGCGATTACAAGAAAGACATCGAGTCGATCGAGTAA
- a CDS encoding MlaD family protein: MKVSKEFKVGLLTLVSGTILYLGFNFLKGADLFSSSRTYYTFYENVDGLTVSNAVMLNGLAVGRVEEIKRLPERNNMLQVAIDIDDDIVLGRESRAVLTDGDLLGGKMIRLELGDVKVALNAEDTLTGTVDESIVDLLQEKTLPVMDNLNQMSNTLNGIISGFSGTADSVNMMLREARLSTNQLRLTLSENRENILGITRDLSQFTGSLTEYDAQIGPMLTKLNAVADTLQQMELAAAVQNVNQSVANLNATLAKVNKGEGTLGKLANDAAMYNNLNASLSSLDELLVDLREHPKRYVHFSIFGRKDKSDKDDDQEEETTPESEVTTYEGTLP, encoded by the coding sequence GTGAAGGTATCTAAAGAATTTAAGGTGGGGCTCCTGACCTTGGTGTCAGGGACCATCCTCTATCTGGGGTTCAACTTCCTGAAGGGAGCGGACCTCTTCTCCTCCAGCCGAACGTATTACACCTTTTACGAGAACGTAGACGGCCTGACGGTGTCTAACGCCGTGATGCTGAACGGGTTGGCCGTAGGACGTGTGGAAGAAATCAAGCGCTTGCCCGAGCGGAACAACATGCTGCAGGTGGCGATCGACATCGACGATGACATTGTGCTGGGACGCGAGTCGCGGGCCGTGCTGACCGACGGCGATCTGCTGGGCGGGAAGATGATCCGCCTCGAACTCGGCGACGTAAAAGTGGCGCTCAATGCGGAAGATACGTTGACAGGCACGGTCGACGAGAGCATCGTCGACCTGTTGCAGGAGAAAACCCTGCCGGTGATGGACAACCTTAACCAGATGTCTAACACGCTGAACGGCATCATCAGTGGCTTTTCCGGCACTGCCGATTCGGTGAACATGATGCTACGGGAAGCGCGTTTGTCGACCAACCAGCTGCGGTTGACCCTCTCCGAGAACCGGGAAAATATTCTGGGCATTACGCGTGATCTGAGCCAGTTTACCGGCTCGCTGACGGAATACGATGCGCAGATCGGTCCGATGCTGACCAAACTGAATGCCGTAGCCGACACGTTGCAACAGATGGAACTGGCCGCTGCCGTGCAGAACGTCAACCAATCGGTCGCGAACCTGAACGCCACGTTGGCCAAGGTGAACAAAGGCGAAGGTACGCTGGGCAAACTGGCCAACGACGCAGCGATGTACAACAACCTCAATGCTTCGCTGTCGAGCCTCGACGAGTTGCTGGTCGACTTGCGCGAACACCCGAAGCGGTACGTGCATTTCTCGATTTTCGGGCGGAAAGACAAGAGCGACAAAGACGACGATCAGGAAGAAGAAACGACCCCTGAGTCGGAAGTGACCACCTACGAAGGCACGCTTCCCTAA